Proteins encoded by one window of Salvia splendens isolate huo1 chromosome 14, SspV2, whole genome shotgun sequence:
- the LOC121765902 gene encoding uncharacterized protein LOC121765902 → MQILQRCRNLLIINNAVTQSERLGIAAAQFASFHSTNAVFEKWKNKFANGVRTDQESLKAYIKYTVRQKRADTNKALKDILCNGDYSTSRNEIATGYADQLNKKSRIKPVHRSKRASHKKSKRNHRRENPFDGHDDDPAKTFFASFGKDSSWNFSHTEQRSEWTKNSYWSHSRFNDQDAESGTESHSFSIGTYADRRSLGLPATGPLNIEDVKAAFRSSALKWHPDRHEASSRAAAEEKFKPCVDAYKSLCRSLSSRPV, encoded by the exons ATGCAAATTCTACAAAGATGTCGGAATTTATTGATCATCAACAACGCCGTCACTCAATCGGAAAGACTAGGAATAGCAGCTGCCCAATTCGCCTCATTCCATTCAACAAATGCTGTCTTtgagaaatggaaaaataagtTTGCCAAT GGTGTAAGGACGGATCAAGAATCATTAAAG GCTTATATAAAATATACGGTACGGCAGAAGCGGGCTGACACGAACAAAGCTCTTAAAGACATCCTCTGCAATGGGGATTACTCAACATCAAGAAATGAG ATAGCAACAGGCTATGCAGATCAGTTGAACAAGAAGTCTCGAATAAAGCCTGTTCATCGTTCCAAGAGAGCTTCCCACAAGAAGTCGAAAC GGAACCATCGGAGAGAAAATCCATTTGATGGCCATGATGACGACCCTGCAAAAACATTTTTCGCTTCATTTGGAAAAGACTCCAGTTGGAACTTCAGCCACACGGAGCAGAGATCCGAGTGGACAAAGAATTCTTACTGGAGTCACAGTAGATTCAATGACCAGGATGCTGAAAGTGGGACAGAATCTCATTCTTTCAGTATAGGAACATACGCTGACCGGAGAAGCCTTGGTTTGCCAGCAACTGGTCCTTTGAACATCGAAGATGTCAAGGCTGC CTTTCGCTCGTCTGCTCTGAAGTGGCATCCCGATAGGCATGAAGCTTCTTCACGA GCAGCTGCTGAAGAGAAATTCAAGCCTTGCGTCGATGCCTACAAATCATTATGCAGGAGTCTCTCCTCGCGGCCTGTGTAA
- the LOC121764033 gene encoding putative late blight resistance protein homolog R1A-10 isoform X2, with protein MTAFGATQSLMNTIEDILRCSRYSLVGHSQQIIQVVHNELQPWHEILKRLDNTSSSRSRKKVNALDGKIKEAVWKFEDLLESFLIQQIPSQLETLPEIVSIDLQSLQHDVHSLFETLKDMEKDYIYEVETMPQDEPISSSIGFHGPNSKMIGLSDQFQRLKYDLIRENGDRILFHCIIGTAGVGKTTLARQIYQDPEIHSKFECQAWVTVGRVPQPLSQIFQGILAQLCGIGITQGDEEIDYILKERLDGKNCLIVLDDIWDNGVWSSMPFFKHIQNGCIRVLVTSRRRKLMDASISRRDEVRFLNEEESMELLCEKVFGDEICPPQLHKAAVKIAKHCEGLPLLIVTVAAIIAISNHKRDLVYWNDMAKGRNSVFRDAYNEISKVLFPSYNYLPQELKMIFLFMGVFPRDCHTPPSKITIMLMAEGLLPRYGWGNLYLNELAHGYSLALHTVKSAEKTFTEHLVTGFKTCWLHSSWRHVCRKEASKNKFYHVLKKLTDAEEEVLKGQRGLCVENNILFGIKDFHDSVRLNCASFARSLLCYGDYHQYPIHIDAGFMLLREIDALTQRFYTFPIEILTLVQLKYLALTCNGEVPATISKLFNLQVLIIHPHMKIRRCGAPSYVPIQVWDMQKLKHIEILGKILVAPSHDVSLKKLSTLVGVNASICTIFELSQRIPNIKKLGIQIELTPYEDHSDLLSCFGCISTLKRLETLKLSITNPVIKKSHDFPMTDGALKLPCNLKKLHLSGMGFPWKYMDDIASLPNLKALKLRSYAFQGSHWNTKECCFPSLKFLLIEESDLVQWKSRYGSFPTLINLIMKYCYKLADIRIPSTFNHHHLEVELEDCNPLAMTWARQLKPSYWFNVTVTITSSFDKKPTTITYERCGSRSMSNNEATDEENAEIYSPHYGITEGGYQGEDDEGYRQWRS; from the exons atgacGGCTTTTGGTGCTACGCAATCTCTTATGAATACAATAGAAGATATTCTCCGTTGCTCGCGTTATAGCCTTGTTGGTCACTCTCAACAAATCATACAAGTCGTGCACAACGAGTTGCAGCCTTGGCACGAAATTCTGAAAAGACTGGACAACACGAGCTCAAGCCGGAGCAGGAAGAAGGTGAATGCTTTGGATGGGAAAataaaagaggcagtatggaaATTCGAAGACTTGTTGGAATCCTTTCTCATACAACAGATTCCTTCTCAACTCGAAACTCTTCCGGAGATAGTCTCCATTGATCTCCAGAGTCTGCAACACGATGTTCATTCATTGTTCGAAACGCTCAAGGATATGGAGAAGGACTACATATATGAAGTAGAGACTATGCCTCAAGACGAACCCATTTCCTCATCAATAGGTTTCCATGGACCCAACTCAAAGATGATTGGATTATCCGACCAATTCCAACGACTCAAATACGATCTTATCAGAGAAAATGGTGACCGGATTCTTTTCCACTGTATAATTGGAACGGCAGGAGTTGGGAAGACAACTCTTGCTAGGCAAATTTATCAAGATCCCGAAATTCATAGCAAGTTTGAGTGTCAAGCGTGGGTGACCGTAGGCCGAGTACCTCAGCCGTTGAGTCAAATTTTCCAAGGCATTCTTGCTCAACTGTGTGGAATTGGAATCACTCAAGGAGACGAAGAAATAGACTACATTTTGAAAGAAAGATTGGATGGCAAGAATTGCCTCATTGTGTTGGATGATATCTGGGACAATGGTGTATGGAGTAGCATGCCTTTCTTTAAACACATCCAGAATGGATGTATTCGTGTCTTAGTTACCAGCCGACGTCGAAAATTGATGGATGCTAGTATTAGTCGGAGGGATGAGGTGCGGTTTCTCAATGAAGAAGAAAGCATGGAACTACTATGTGAGAAGGTGTTTGGTGATGAGATTTGCCCTCCTCAACTTCACAAAGCTGCTGTCAAAATTGCCAAGCATTGTGAAGGTCTCCCTCTCTTGATTGTCACTGTTGCTGCCATCATTGCAATATCCAACCATAAAAGAGACCTGGTCTACTGGAATGACATGGCAAAAGGGAGAAATTCAGTCTTCAGGGATGCATATAATGAAATATCAAAGGTACTTTTCCCAAGTTACAACTACTTACCTCAAGAGcttaaaatgatttttttgtttatggGAGTTTTCCCTCGAGATTGCCACACTCCCCCTTCCAAGATCACCATCATGCTCATGGCGGAGGGGTTGCTTCCCAGGTATGGTTGGGGAAATTTATATCTGAATGAGCTAGCTCACGGCTACAGCCTTGCTTTACACACTGTGAAGAGCGCTGAAAAAACTTTTACCGAGCATCTAGTTACTGGGTTTAAAACTTGTTGGCTTCATTCTTCATGGCGGCACGTGTGTAGAAAAGAAGCTAGTAAGAACAAGTTTTATCATGTCTTAAAAAAGTTAACTGATGCCGAAGAAGAAGTTTTAAAAGGTCAGCGCGGCTTATGTGTAGAAAATAACATCTTATTTGGCATTAAAGACTTTCATGACTCGGTGAGATTGAACTGTGCATCTTTTGCACGTTCTCTCCTTTGTTATGGAGATTACCACCAATATCCAATACATATAGATGCCGGTTTCATGTTGCTAAGGGAAATAGATGCTCTTACACAACGTTTCTATACTTTCCCAATAGAAATTCTAACCCTAGTCCAACTAAAGTACCTTGCTCTAACTTGCAATGGAGAAGTCCCAGCAACCATATCTAAACTTTTCAACCTTCAAGTCTTGATTATCCATCCACATATGAAAATTAGACGTTGTGGAGCTCCATCTTATGTACCAATACAGGTGTGGGACATGCAAAAGTTAAAGCATATCGAGATATTGGGAAAAATCCTTGTAGCTCCATCTCATGATGTTTCATTGAAAAAGCTCTCAACTCTTGTGGGGGTGAATGCTAGTATTTGTACTATCTTTGAACTATCCCAAAGAATTCCTAACATAAAGAAATTAGGAATACAGATTGAGCTCACCCCTTATGAGGATCATAGCGATCTTTTGAGTTGCTTTGGTTGCATTTCAACACTTAAAAGGTTAGAGACTCTCAAACTCAGTATCACAAATCCAGTCATCAAGAAAAGTCATGATTTCCCGATGACTGATGGGGCATTGAAGTTGCCATGTAATTTGAAAAAGTTACATTTGAGTGGTATGGGTTTTCCATGGAAATACATGGATGACATTGCTTCTTTGCCAAATCTTAAAGCTCTCAAATTGCGATCCTACGCGTTTCAGGGTTCACACTGGAATACAAAGGAGTGTTGTTTTCCGAGTCTTAAGTTTCTTCTAATTGAAGAAAGTGATTTGGTACAGTGGAAATCAAGATACGGAAGCTTTCCCACGCTTATAAACCTAATCATGAAATATTGCTACAAACTTGCTGATATCCGCATACCTTCTACTTTTAACCACCATCACCTAGAGGTTGAATTAGAGGACTGCAATCCTCTAGCTATGACTTGGGCCAGACAACTAAAACCAAGTTATTGGTTTAATGTTACTGTTACTATCACTTCTTCTTTTGATAAGAAACCGACAACTATCACATATGAAAG GTGTGGAAGTCGATCTATGTCCAATAATGAGGCTACGGATGAAGAGAATGCTGAGATATATTCGCCCCATTATGGGATTACAGAGGGCGGTTATCAAGGAGAGGATGACGAAG GATATAGGCAATGGCGCAGCTGA
- the LOC121765161 gene encoding ankyrin repeat-containing protein ITN1-like, with protein sequence MSSHVKETADGDIEKVLVSPKKSHNPLADISPAPSPSSSTAPALVLSNSGKRIDQAGRKKYVKQVTGRHNDTELHLAAQRADLAAVRQILEDINSQMVGTLSGAEFDQEVAEIRASLVSEGNELGETALFTAAEKGHLDVVKELIKYANKETLAKKNRSLFDPLHIAASQGHHAIVQVLLDHDPSLSKTIGPSNATPLITAATRGHSAVVDELLSKDCSLLEIARSNGKNALHLAARQGHADIVKALLDKDPQLARRTDKKGQTALHMAVKGVNSEVVKHLLDADAAIVMLPDKFGNTALHIATRKKRAKIVSLLLRLPDTNVNALNRDGKTSLDIAEELPLSEESSEIKECLCRYGAVRANELNQPRDELRNTVTQIKNDVHIQLEQTKRTNKNVHGIAKELRKLHREGINNATNSVTIVAVLFATVAFAAIFTVPGGDDNHGMAVVVGSISFKIFFIFNAIALFTSLAVVVVQITLVRGETKAERRVVEVINKLMWLASVCTSVAFIASSYIVVGRKHQWAAILVTVVGGVIMAGVLGTMTYYVVRSKRIRSMRKREKHARSGSNSWHHSEFSNSDIDRIYAL encoded by the exons ATGTCTTCCCACGTCAAAGAAA CTGCTGATGGGGATATAGAGAAAGTGTTGGTGAGCCCCAAGAAGAGCCACAATCCGTTGGCGGACATATCACCCGCGCCATCACCATCTTCATCTACTGCCCCGGCTCTAGTTCTATCGAATTCAGGGAAGCGGATCGACCAGGCTGGGAGGAAGAAGTACGTGAAACAGGTGACTGGGCGCCACAATGATACGGAGCTGCATTTGGCTGCTCAGAGGGCTGATCTCGCAGCTGTGAGGCAGATACTCGAAGATATTAATTCTCAAATGGTGGGGACTTTGAGTGGTGCGGAATTTGACCAGGAGGTTGCGGAGATCAGGGCTTCACTCGTGAGCGAGGGTAATGAGTTGGGAGAGACTGCGTTGTTTACTGCTGCGGAGAAAGGGCATCTGGATGTGGTTAAGGAGCTGATCAAATATGCCAACAAGGAAACACTCGCGAAGAAGAATAGGTCTTTGTTTGATCCTCTGCATATAGCTGCGAGTCAAGGGCATCATG CAATTGTGCAAGTGCTATTGGATCATGACCCGAGTTTGAGTAAAACTATTGGCCCGTCAAATGCAACTCCTCTTATAACTGCCGCTACTAGAGGTCATAGCGCAGTAGTAGATGAGCTCCTGTCGAAGGACTGCAGCTTGCTAGAAATTGCTAGATCAAATGGGAAGAACGCGTTGCACTTGGCTGCTAGACAAGGGCATGCGGACATTGTCAAGGCGTTGCTCGACAAAGATCCACAGTTAGCTAGGAGGACGGACAAGAAGGGGCAGACAGCACTGCATATGGCCGTTAAAGGGGTTAACTCGGAAGTTGTTAAACATCTCTTAGATGCTGATGCAGCTATAGTAATGCTCCCAGACAAGTTTGGTAACACTGCTTTGCACATAGCTACGAGGAAAAAGCGAGCAAAG ATTGTTAGTCTGTTACTACGCCTGCCCGACACCAATGTGAATGCACTGAACCGAGACGGCAAGACATCTCTTGACATTGCGGAAGAACTTCCGCTATCAGAAGAGTCATCTGAGATTAAGGAGTGCCTTTGTCGTTATGGTGCTGTTAGAGCTAATGAATTGAATCAGCCTCGAGACGAGCTGCGGAATACCGTGACTCAAATCAAGAATGACGTCCACATCCAGCTCGAGCAAACAAAGAGGACGAACAAGAATGTCCACGGCATCGCCAAAGAGCTGAGGAAGCTCCACCGAGAAGGCATCAACAACGCCACCAACTCGGTGACCATCGTTGCCGTCCTCTTCGCAACCGTCGCCTTCGCGGCCATCTTCACCGTGCCTGGTGGAGATGACAATCATGGAATGGCCGTGGTAGTCGGAAGCATCTCCTTCAAAATATTCTTCATCTTCAACGCAATTGCCCTCTTCACATCCCTAGCTGTAGTCGTGGTTCAGATCACGTTGGTTAGAGGCGAGACGAAGGCTGAGAGACGCGTGGTAGAGGTCATCAACAAACTGATGTGGCTGGCCTCCGTCTGCACTTCCGTGGCATTCATAGCCTCCTCTTACATTGTGGTCGGGCGTAAGCATCAGTGGGCTGCAATACTGGTCACAGTTGTCGGAGGAGTCATAATGGCCGGGGTTCTCGGGACCATGACCTACTATGTGGTGAGGTCGAAGAGGATAAGGTCGAtgaggaagagagagaaacaCGCCCGGAGCGGCTCGAACTCATGGCATCACTCTGAGTTTTCTAATTCTGACATCGACAGGATTTATGCACTCTGA
- the LOC121763946 gene encoding dolichyl-phosphate beta-glucosyltransferase-like: protein MGFFWALFESLSIVASVFAFGLLAAIVFASFNRSRSHKCHVEAPPVFEDPNSLKSVLVPHISDPAEKYISLIIPAYNEEHRLPGALDETLNYLEERAAKDKAFTYEVIIVDDGSADGTKRVAFDFVKKYTVENVRLVLLGRNHGKGEAIRKGMLHSRGELLLMLDADGATKVSDLEKLENQIHAVAAKEQQYGDSASSDATLRISDVPIAAFGSRAHLEEKALASRKWYRNFLMKGFHLVVLLAAGPGIRDTQCGFKMFTRAAARKLFTNIRLKRWCFDVELVYLCKFFRIPMIEISVSWSEIPGSKVNLFSIPNMLWEMGLMSVGYRTGMWKIHS from the exons ATGGGTTTCTTTTGGGCGTTGTTTGAGTCCCTATCGATCGTGGCCTCAGTTTTTGCGTTTGGATTGTTGGCGGCAATCGTTTTCGCCTCCTTCAATAGAAGTCGCAGTCACAA GTGTCACGTTGAGGCGCCGCCAGTTTTCGAGGATCCGAATTCGTTGAAATCG GTTCTGGTTCCTCATATCTCCGATCCGGCTGAAAAGTACATCTCTTTGATAATTCCAGCGTACAACGAAGAGCACAGACTTCCGGGGGCTCTTGATGAAACCTTGAA CTATCTTGAAGAACGAGCAGCAAAGGACAAAGCGTTTACATATGAG GTGATTATTGTTGATGATGGAAGTGCTGATGGTACAAAAAGAGTAGcatttgactttgtgaagaaataCACTGTCGAAAATGTCAGGCTAGTTCTTCTTGGGCGGAACCATGGAAAGGGAGAAGCCataaggaaa GGTATGCTTCACTCACGCGGTGAACTACTTTTAATGCTTGATGCTGATGGTGCCACCAAAGTGAGTGACCTTGAGAAACTTGAAAACCAG ATTCATGCAGTTGCTGCTAAGGAACAACAATATGGAGACTCTGCATCTAGTGATGCGACTTTAAGGATCTCTGATGTCCCTATTGCGGCTTTTGGGTCACGTGCTCATCTGGAGGAGAAGGCTCTAGCATCA AGGAAATGGTACCGGAATTTCTTGATGAAGGGATTCCACTTGGTAGTTCTTTTGGCTGCTGGTCCTGGAATTAGAGACACACAG TGTGGTTTTAAGATGTTCACAAGAGCTGCTGCCCGGAAACTATTCACGAATATCCGCTTAAAAAG GTGGTGCTTCGATGTTGAATTAGTATACTTGTGCAAATTTTTCCGCATCCCCATGATTGAAATCTCTGTCAGCTGGTCTGAAATTCCCGGATCAAAGGTCAACTTGTTTAGCATTCCAAATATGTTGTGGGAGATGGGACTCATGTCTGTTGGCTATAGAACGGGCATGTGGAAAATTCATTCATGA
- the LOC121765162 gene encoding ubiquitin-conjugating enzyme E2 7-like: MASPSQASLLLQKQLKDLCKHPVDGFSAGLLDETNLFDWSVTVIGPPDTLYEGGFFNAIMSFPSDYPNSPPTVRFTSEVWHPNVYADGKVCISILHPPGDDPNGYELASERWSPVHTVESIVLSIISMLSSPNDESPANVEAAKEWRDRRDDFKKKVSRCVRRSQEML; this comes from the exons aTGGCTTCACCCTCTCAAGCAAGTCTTCTCCTTCAGAAGCAGCTCAAAG ATCTGTGCAAACACCCCGTGGATGGATTTTCGGCCGGATTGTTGGATGAGACCAATCTGTTTGACTGGAGTGTTACAGTTATTGGGCCTCCGGATACTTTGTA TGAAGGAGGTTTCTTCAATGCTATAATGAGTTTCCCATCAGATTACCCAAACAGTCCTCCAACAGTAAGATTTACCTCAGAAGTGTGGCATCCCAATG TATATGCTGATGGAAAGGTTTGCATTTCGATTCTTCATCCCCCTGGTGATGATCCAAACGGCTATGAGCTTGCTAGTGAGCGATGGTCACCTGTCCACACG gtGGAGAGTATAGTTCTTAGCATCATATCAATGCTTTCAAGCCCTAATGACGAATCTCCTGCTAATGTCGAAGCTGCT AAAGAATGGAGAGACCGAAGGGATGATTTCAAGAAGAAAGTAAGTCGTTGCGTAAGACGGTCTCAAGAAATGCTATAA
- the LOC121764033 gene encoding putative late blight resistance protein homolog R1A-10 isoform X1, which yields MTAFGATQSLMNTIEDILRCSRYSLVGHSQQIIQVVHNELQPWHEILKRLDNTSSSRSRKKVNALDGKIKEAVWKFEDLLESFLIQQIPSQLETLPEIVSIDLQSLQHDVHSLFETLKDMEKDYIYEVETMPQDEPISSSIGFHGPNSKMIGLSDQFQRLKYDLIRENGDRILFHCIIGTAGVGKTTLARQIYQDPEIHSKFECQAWVTVGRVPQPLSQIFQGILAQLCGIGITQGDEEIDYILKERLDGKNCLIVLDDIWDNGVWSSMPFFKHIQNGCIRVLVTSRRRKLMDASISRRDEVRFLNEEESMELLCEKVFGDEICPPQLHKAAVKIAKHCEGLPLLIVTVAAIIAISNHKRDLVYWNDMAKGRNSVFRDAYNEISKVLFPSYNYLPQELKMIFLFMGVFPRDCHTPPSKITIMLMAEGLLPRYGWGNLYLNELAHGYSLALHTVKSAEKTFTEHLVTGFKTCWLHSSWRHVCRKEASKNKFYHVLKKLTDAEEEVLKGQRGLCVENNILFGIKDFHDSVRLNCASFARSLLCYGDYHQYPIHIDAGFMLLREIDALTQRFYTFPIEILTLVQLKYLALTCNGEVPATISKLFNLQVLIIHPHMKIRRCGAPSYVPIQVWDMQKLKHIEILGKILVAPSHDVSLKKLSTLVGVNASICTIFELSQRIPNIKKLGIQIELTPYEDHSDLLSCFGCISTLKRLETLKLSITNPVIKKSHDFPMTDGALKLPCNLKKLHLSGMGFPWKYMDDIASLPNLKALKLRSYAFQGSHWNTKECCFPSLKFLLIEESDLVQWKSRYGSFPTLINLIMKYCYKLADIRIPSTFNHHHLEVELEDCNPLAMTWARQLKPSYWFNVTVTITSSFDKKPTTITYERCGSRSMSNNEATDEENAEIYSPHYGITEGGYQGEDDEGNGAAEEVDKDTYIHKHTRMITNVKQHARTQMTKMTTGVQMITRNMRRRVKTNILKIMRKQRRALK from the exons atgacGGCTTTTGGTGCTACGCAATCTCTTATGAATACAATAGAAGATATTCTCCGTTGCTCGCGTTATAGCCTTGTTGGTCACTCTCAACAAATCATACAAGTCGTGCACAACGAGTTGCAGCCTTGGCACGAAATTCTGAAAAGACTGGACAACACGAGCTCAAGCCGGAGCAGGAAGAAGGTGAATGCTTTGGATGGGAAAataaaagaggcagtatggaaATTCGAAGACTTGTTGGAATCCTTTCTCATACAACAGATTCCTTCTCAACTCGAAACTCTTCCGGAGATAGTCTCCATTGATCTCCAGAGTCTGCAACACGATGTTCATTCATTGTTCGAAACGCTCAAGGATATGGAGAAGGACTACATATATGAAGTAGAGACTATGCCTCAAGACGAACCCATTTCCTCATCAATAGGTTTCCATGGACCCAACTCAAAGATGATTGGATTATCCGACCAATTCCAACGACTCAAATACGATCTTATCAGAGAAAATGGTGACCGGATTCTTTTCCACTGTATAATTGGAACGGCAGGAGTTGGGAAGACAACTCTTGCTAGGCAAATTTATCAAGATCCCGAAATTCATAGCAAGTTTGAGTGTCAAGCGTGGGTGACCGTAGGCCGAGTACCTCAGCCGTTGAGTCAAATTTTCCAAGGCATTCTTGCTCAACTGTGTGGAATTGGAATCACTCAAGGAGACGAAGAAATAGACTACATTTTGAAAGAAAGATTGGATGGCAAGAATTGCCTCATTGTGTTGGATGATATCTGGGACAATGGTGTATGGAGTAGCATGCCTTTCTTTAAACACATCCAGAATGGATGTATTCGTGTCTTAGTTACCAGCCGACGTCGAAAATTGATGGATGCTAGTATTAGTCGGAGGGATGAGGTGCGGTTTCTCAATGAAGAAGAAAGCATGGAACTACTATGTGAGAAGGTGTTTGGTGATGAGATTTGCCCTCCTCAACTTCACAAAGCTGCTGTCAAAATTGCCAAGCATTGTGAAGGTCTCCCTCTCTTGATTGTCACTGTTGCTGCCATCATTGCAATATCCAACCATAAAAGAGACCTGGTCTACTGGAATGACATGGCAAAAGGGAGAAATTCAGTCTTCAGGGATGCATATAATGAAATATCAAAGGTACTTTTCCCAAGTTACAACTACTTACCTCAAGAGcttaaaatgatttttttgtttatggGAGTTTTCCCTCGAGATTGCCACACTCCCCCTTCCAAGATCACCATCATGCTCATGGCGGAGGGGTTGCTTCCCAGGTATGGTTGGGGAAATTTATATCTGAATGAGCTAGCTCACGGCTACAGCCTTGCTTTACACACTGTGAAGAGCGCTGAAAAAACTTTTACCGAGCATCTAGTTACTGGGTTTAAAACTTGTTGGCTTCATTCTTCATGGCGGCACGTGTGTAGAAAAGAAGCTAGTAAGAACAAGTTTTATCATGTCTTAAAAAAGTTAACTGATGCCGAAGAAGAAGTTTTAAAAGGTCAGCGCGGCTTATGTGTAGAAAATAACATCTTATTTGGCATTAAAGACTTTCATGACTCGGTGAGATTGAACTGTGCATCTTTTGCACGTTCTCTCCTTTGTTATGGAGATTACCACCAATATCCAATACATATAGATGCCGGTTTCATGTTGCTAAGGGAAATAGATGCTCTTACACAACGTTTCTATACTTTCCCAATAGAAATTCTAACCCTAGTCCAACTAAAGTACCTTGCTCTAACTTGCAATGGAGAAGTCCCAGCAACCATATCTAAACTTTTCAACCTTCAAGTCTTGATTATCCATCCACATATGAAAATTAGACGTTGTGGAGCTCCATCTTATGTACCAATACAGGTGTGGGACATGCAAAAGTTAAAGCATATCGAGATATTGGGAAAAATCCTTGTAGCTCCATCTCATGATGTTTCATTGAAAAAGCTCTCAACTCTTGTGGGGGTGAATGCTAGTATTTGTACTATCTTTGAACTATCCCAAAGAATTCCTAACATAAAGAAATTAGGAATACAGATTGAGCTCACCCCTTATGAGGATCATAGCGATCTTTTGAGTTGCTTTGGTTGCATTTCAACACTTAAAAGGTTAGAGACTCTCAAACTCAGTATCACAAATCCAGTCATCAAGAAAAGTCATGATTTCCCGATGACTGATGGGGCATTGAAGTTGCCATGTAATTTGAAAAAGTTACATTTGAGTGGTATGGGTTTTCCATGGAAATACATGGATGACATTGCTTCTTTGCCAAATCTTAAAGCTCTCAAATTGCGATCCTACGCGTTTCAGGGTTCACACTGGAATACAAAGGAGTGTTGTTTTCCGAGTCTTAAGTTTCTTCTAATTGAAGAAAGTGATTTGGTACAGTGGAAATCAAGATACGGAAGCTTTCCCACGCTTATAAACCTAATCATGAAATATTGCTACAAACTTGCTGATATCCGCATACCTTCTACTTTTAACCACCATCACCTAGAGGTTGAATTAGAGGACTGCAATCCTCTAGCTATGACTTGGGCCAGACAACTAAAACCAAGTTATTGGTTTAATGTTACTGTTACTATCACTTCTTCTTTTGATAAGAAACCGACAACTATCACATATGAAAG GTGTGGAAGTCGATCTATGTCCAATAATGAGGCTACGGATGAAGAGAATGCTGAGATATATTCGCCCCATTATGGGATTACAGAGGGCGGTTATCAAGGAGAGGATGACGAAG GCAATGGCGCAGCTGAGGAAGTTGACAAAGATACATATATTCATAAGCATACAAGGATGATCACCAACGTCAAACAGCAT GCAAGGACGCAGATGACGAAAATGACGACGGGTGTACAGATGATCACGAGGAATATGAGGAGGAGAGTGAAGACGAATATACTTAAGATCATGAGGAAACAAAGGCGAGCGCTAAAGTAA